In Candidatus Pantoea floridensis, a single genomic region encodes these proteins:
- the yajD gene encoding HNH nuclease YajD produces MALIPKNYARLESGYREKALKIYPWVCGRCAREFVYSNLRELTVHHIDHDHTNNPEDGSNWELLCLYCHDHEHAKYTEADQYGTRVVAGEDAQKDVAAATYNPFADLKSMLNKKK; encoded by the coding sequence ATGGCTCTGATTCCAAAAAATTACGCGCGGCTGGAAAGCGGCTACCGTGAGAAGGCATTAAAAATTTATCCATGGGTATGTGGACGCTGCGCGCGTGAGTTTGTGTATTCAAACCTGCGCGAATTAACCGTTCACCATATCGATCATGATCATACCAATAACCCAGAAGACGGCAGTAATTGGGAGCTATTGTGTCTGTATTGTCATGACCACGAACACGCTAAGTACACAGAAGCAGATCAGTACGGCACGCGCGTTGTGGCGGGAGAAGACGCGCAGAAAGATGTTGCCGCAGCCACCTATAATCCTTTTGCCGATTTAAAGTCGATGCTGAACAAGAAAAAATAA
- a CDS encoding SDR family oxidoreductase, which yields MSQLTGKVAVVTGGTQGVGAAIARQFTQLGASAVVICGRNQEKGAKVAERLNGESETKVDFVRADLSNVEDCRNVIATADKLHGRVDVLVNAGGMSDRGTILDTDPELFDRIFATNVRGPFFLMQEAIKLMRRDNIAGSIVNICSMSSLAGQPFIAAYCSSKGALATLTRNTAYALLRNRIRVNGLNIGWMASEGEDRIMKQYHSAEDNWLEKAAASQPFGRLIQPEEVARAVAFLASEESGLMTGSMIEFDQSVWGGYDQAAAPAAPL from the coding sequence ATGAGCCAGTTAACAGGTAAAGTGGCAGTGGTTACCGGAGGAACACAGGGCGTGGGCGCAGCGATTGCACGCCAGTTTACGCAGCTGGGCGCCAGCGCGGTGGTGATTTGTGGCCGCAATCAGGAGAAAGGGGCCAAAGTTGCCGAGCGCTTAAACGGTGAAAGCGAGACCAAAGTGGATTTCGTGCGCGCAGATTTATCTAACGTAGAGGATTGTCGTAACGTCATCGCTACCGCCGATAAGCTGCATGGCCGCGTCGATGTCTTAGTCAATGCGGGTGGCATGAGCGATCGCGGGACGATTCTGGACACCGACCCAGAACTTTTTGACCGTATCTTCGCCACCAACGTCCGTGGCCCGTTCTTCCTGATGCAGGAGGCCATCAAGCTGATGCGCCGTGACAATATTGCTGGCAGCATCGTGAATATCTGTTCGATGTCATCGCTGGCGGGGCAACCTTTTATCGCCGCATATTGCTCTTCCAAGGGGGCGCTGGCCACGCTGACACGCAATACCGCTTATGCACTGTTACGTAACCGTATTCGAGTCAATGGTTTGAATATTGGCTGGATGGCATCGGAAGGTGAAGATCGCATCATGAAGCAATATCACAGCGCGGAAGATAACTGGCTGGAGAAAGCCGCGGCGTCTCAGCCGTTTGGTCGTCTGATCCAACCTGAAGAAGTGGCGCGCGCGGTGGCATTCCTCGCCAGCGAAGAGTCTGGCTTGATGACCGGCTCAATGATTGAGTTCGATCAGTCAGTGTGGGGCGGTTACGATCAGGCCGCCGCGCCGGCAGCACCCCTTTAA
- a CDS encoding MFS transporter, translating into MQNPHKTTHSQKRALIAGSVGNFIEWYEFAVYGFLATVIAQNFFRLQGEAELTGLILTYASFAVAFFFRPLGAVFFGRMGDRMGRKPTLIFVLIMMTLATTAIGLIPTYASIGVAAPLIITGLRILQGLFAGGEYGGAVSLMTEFAPKGQRGRYGAWQSFTVALGLLAGAGIVALLSAVLSAEQMHDWGWRIPFFLALPMGALALWLRYSMEETPSFVRQQQAKKTHQPQPVRASFGTTFKIILLAISRVMVWSAAGYTYLVIMPTYLQSSLHTGFNQALLIAVISNVGFAATILPAGILSDRIGRRRVMVIAACLLLVLALPLLKLLQADAATLLIKALVVLLAGGIVGLLAGPGPAMLAEMFPTRVRYTGLGLAYSLSNAIFSGCAGLIITSLIKQTGNLDIPAWYIIVTAAVSIPALMTLNKTDHLRSLDE; encoded by the coding sequence ATGCAGAATCCACACAAGACCACGCATTCACAGAAACGCGCATTAATTGCGGGTTCTGTTGGCAACTTTATTGAGTGGTACGAATTTGCCGTATATGGCTTTCTTGCCACGGTCATCGCGCAGAATTTCTTTCGCCTGCAGGGCGAAGCCGAGCTGACGGGGTTAATCCTCACTTATGCCTCGTTTGCGGTCGCTTTTTTCTTTAGGCCTCTCGGCGCGGTGTTTTTTGGCCGCATGGGCGATAGGATGGGACGCAAGCCCACGCTGATTTTCGTGTTGATTATGATGACGTTAGCGACGACGGCGATCGGCTTGATTCCCACCTATGCCAGCATTGGTGTGGCGGCGCCGCTGATCATCACCGGGCTGCGTATTCTGCAAGGCCTGTTCGCCGGGGGGGAATATGGCGGCGCGGTTTCACTGATGACTGAATTTGCCCCTAAAGGACAGCGGGGACGTTACGGTGCCTGGCAATCATTCACTGTTGCATTGGGGTTACTGGCGGGAGCCGGCATTGTGGCGTTGCTTTCCGCCGTGTTAAGTGCTGAACAGATGCACGACTGGGGCTGGCGCATTCCTTTTTTCCTGGCATTACCGATGGGGGCGCTGGCGTTGTGGTTACGGTACAGCATGGAAGAGACACCCAGCTTTGTGCGCCAGCAGCAAGCGAAAAAAACGCATCAGCCCCAACCGGTCCGGGCCAGCTTCGGCACGACTTTCAAGATCATCCTGCTGGCGATTAGCCGCGTGATGGTTTGGTCGGCGGCGGGATATACCTATTTGGTGATTATGCCCACCTATTTGCAATCATCACTGCATACCGGATTTAATCAGGCGCTGCTGATTGCGGTGATATCTAACGTCGGCTTTGCGGCAACCATCCTCCCGGCGGGGATCCTCAGCGACAGAATAGGGCGTCGCCGCGTGATGGTTATTGCTGCTTGTCTATTGCTGGTGCTGGCTTTGCCGTTGCTTAAATTACTGCAGGCCGATGCCGCAACGCTGTTAATCAAGGCATTGGTGGTATTACTGGCAGGAGGAATTGTCGGGTTGCTGGCAGGACCGGGACCGGCAATGCTGGCGGAGATGTTTCCCACGCGCGTACGCTACACCGGACTTGGCCTGGCTTATTCTCTCTCTAACGCTATTTTCTCGGGATGTGCTGGGCTGATTATCACTTCACTCATTAAGCAGACAGGCAATCTGGATATTCCCGCCTGGTATATTATCGTGACGGCTGCGGTGAGTATTCCGGCGCTGATGACGTTGAATAAAACCGATCATTTGCGGTCGCTGGATGAGTAA
- a CDS encoding amino acid permease, translating to MSNKPTQEQLQPAPSNDAPQKLQRGLSERHIQMIALGGSIGTGLFMGAGRNIAVAGTSILIIYVLVGFFSYMVMRAMGELLLTRLDYRSFADFVSDYLGPKASFYLGWSYWLSWVVTCIADVVVCGAYMQYWFPEMSAWIPALFTLSILCLFNMLSVKAFGEAEFWFALIKVITIIALILTGGWMVFTGWTSPDGVTASVHNLTDPAVFMPHGITGFLAGFQIAIFSYTGIELLGTMTAETRDPEKILPRAINALPLRIVVFYLLSMMVIIAVTSWQGVSPDTSPFVTLFAKAGLPAAAAIINFVALTSAMSSANSGVYSSTRMLYGLSIEKHAHWQFRILSRTTRIPLRSLLFSCFCMLSGTLLLFLVPNVSTLFTIVSTLAAILVIYCWGMILVSYLVYRRHRPDLHQKSTFKMPGGIVMAWATLIFFLFSVVIMVFDPDTLAALAVSPTWFIALWLIWKIKEKRAGAEKREWNAKSASS from the coding sequence GTGTCTAACAAACCGACTCAAGAGCAGCTTCAGCCTGCTCCGTCTAACGACGCCCCGCAAAAACTGCAGCGCGGACTAAGCGAACGCCATATTCAGATGATCGCGCTAGGAGGCTCCATTGGCACAGGACTGTTTATGGGAGCAGGCCGCAATATTGCGGTGGCCGGAACCTCTATTTTGATTATCTACGTGTTGGTGGGCTTCTTTAGCTATATGGTGATGCGGGCGATGGGAGAGCTACTGCTGACGCGGCTGGATTATCGATCGTTTGCCGATTTTGTCAGTGACTATCTCGGGCCGAAAGCCAGCTTCTATTTGGGTTGGTCCTATTGGCTAAGCTGGGTTGTGACCTGCATTGCCGACGTGGTGGTGTGCGGTGCCTATATGCAGTATTGGTTTCCGGAAATGTCGGCGTGGATACCGGCATTATTCACCCTTAGCATACTGTGTTTGTTTAACATGCTGTCGGTGAAAGCCTTTGGTGAAGCGGAGTTCTGGTTCGCGTTGATCAAAGTGATTACCATCATTGCGCTGATTTTAACCGGGGGATGGATGGTGTTTACCGGCTGGACGTCGCCTGACGGCGTCACCGCATCGGTACATAATCTGACCGATCCCGCCGTGTTTATGCCGCATGGCATCACCGGCTTTCTCGCGGGGTTCCAAATCGCTATTTTCTCTTATACCGGGATTGAGCTGCTAGGCACCATGACCGCGGAAACGCGCGATCCCGAGAAAATTCTGCCACGCGCCATTAATGCCTTGCCGCTGCGTATTGTGGTTTTTTACCTGCTCTCGATGATGGTCATTATTGCGGTCACCTCCTGGCAGGGCGTTTCGCCAGACACCAGCCCCTTTGTCACACTCTTCGCGAAGGCCGGATTGCCCGCCGCAGCAGCGATCATTAATTTCGTGGCGCTCACTTCGGCGATGTCCTCCGCAAATAGCGGTGTCTACTCCAGTACCCGCATGTTGTATGGCTTGTCGATTGAGAAGCACGCGCACTGGCAATTTCGCATTCTTTCGCGCACCACGCGCATCCCGCTGCGCAGTCTGCTGTTCTCCTGCTTCTGTATGCTGAGCGGAACGTTGCTGCTGTTCCTTGTACCGAATGTCTCTACGCTCTTCACTATCGTTTCGACGCTGGCCGCCATTCTGGTGATCTATTGCTGGGGAATGATTCTGGTGTCCTATCTGGTATACCGCAGACATCGCCCGGACCTGCATCAAAAATCAACATTCAAAATGCCCGGTGGCATTGTTATGGCCTGGGCCACGCTGATTTTCTTCCTGTTTTCGGTCGTAATCATGGTATTTGACCCCGACACACTCGCCGCCCTGGCGGTTTCGCCAACGTGGTTCATCGCGCTTTGGTTGATCTGGAAAATAAAAGAAAAACGTGCCGGTGCGGAGAAGCGTGAATGGAATGCTAAATCTGCCTCTTCATGA
- a CDS encoding LysR family transcriptional regulator — protein sequence MVNTDRLNGIRAFVQAAQAGGFSQAAEQLGLSRSTVGKAVARLEARLQVKLFQRTTRSLSLTSEGEQFYQDCLQILASLDAAENRLMAHASEPTGQLRVAAPPLLGEKWVMPVLLPLTRRWQGLSLDVRLSTKRIDLAAEGVDLAIRIGAPGHHADLTARLIGQQPLLLCAAPSLITTVNPLDKPDGLIDFPHLTLLENGRSQPWLLKNAEEMVYWQPDDRLRFSSMSAVYAATLEGYGIAQLPRWLVNEDIQSRKLIEILPQTRSNSLPIYAVWLKTAAMPLRLRCAIDALKQAFAQQPL from the coding sequence ATGGTCAACACCGATAGGCTGAACGGCATCCGTGCTTTTGTGCAGGCGGCCCAGGCGGGTGGATTCAGTCAGGCTGCAGAGCAACTCGGTTTATCGCGTTCCACCGTGGGAAAAGCAGTGGCCCGTCTGGAAGCACGCTTGCAGGTGAAATTATTTCAGCGCACCACTCGATCCCTGTCGCTGACCAGTGAAGGTGAACAATTTTATCAGGATTGCCTGCAGATTTTGGCGAGTCTGGATGCGGCAGAGAATCGACTTATGGCGCATGCCAGCGAACCGACCGGCCAATTGCGGGTAGCAGCGCCGCCCTTGCTGGGTGAGAAATGGGTGATGCCCGTCTTATTGCCGCTGACGCGCCGCTGGCAAGGACTGTCTCTCGATGTGCGGCTCTCAACCAAACGCATCGATCTGGCAGCCGAAGGGGTTGATCTCGCGATACGTATCGGGGCACCCGGCCATCACGCGGATCTGACTGCTCGCCTGATTGGCCAGCAACCGTTGCTGTTATGCGCCGCGCCTTCCCTGATAACGACTGTTAATCCTTTGGATAAACCAGACGGTCTTATTGATTTTCCGCATCTAACGTTACTTGAAAACGGTCGATCGCAGCCGTGGCTACTGAAAAACGCTGAGGAGATGGTTTACTGGCAGCCAGACGATCGATTGCGCTTCAGTAGCATGAGTGCCGTTTATGCTGCGACTCTTGAAGGCTACGGCATTGCACAATTACCGCGCTGGCTGGTAAATGAGGATATCCAGAGTAGAAAACTGATTGAGATCCTGCCGCAAACGCGCAGCAACAGCCTACCCATTTACGCCGTGTGGTTGAAAACCGCCGCGATGCCGCTGCGGCTAAGGTGTGCGATTGATGCGCTGAAACAGGCCTTTGCGCAACAGCCTTTGTAA
- a CDS encoding NAD(P)H-binding protein has translation MSKVFIIGGAGNIGRRLSSLLATQGHIARPLFRKAEQEQPLRERGAEPVNGDLTRLDSAALAALMAGSDVVVFTAGAGGKGGEEMTNAIDGEGLKTAVAATQQAGIKRFLLVSAFPEAGRGKNLSANFENYMRVKKMADVALAQSQLDWVIVRPGTLTDEQGSGKVNAGLAIPYGDIPREDVAATLAEIIDRPDLNRIIIELTSGEVAIREAVGHLAKD, from the coding sequence ATGTCCAAGGTATTTATTATTGGCGGTGCAGGAAACATTGGTCGTCGCCTTTCATCCCTGTTAGCAACCCAAGGCCATATTGCACGCCCGCTGTTTCGTAAAGCGGAGCAGGAACAACCCTTACGCGAACGGGGGGCAGAGCCGGTTAACGGTGATTTAACCCGTTTGGATAGCGCCGCTCTCGCCGCACTAATGGCAGGAAGTGATGTGGTGGTCTTTACCGCCGGCGCGGGCGGTAAAGGCGGAGAGGAGATGACCAATGCCATTGACGGTGAAGGCCTGAAAACCGCTGTGGCTGCAACACAGCAGGCTGGGATAAAACGCTTTTTGCTGGTTTCCGCTTTCCCTGAAGCGGGAAGAGGAAAAAACCTTTCCGCCAACTTCGAAAACTACATGCGCGTGAAAAAAATGGCGGACGTGGCGCTGGCACAAAGCCAGCTGGATTGGGTGATAGTGCGCCCTGGCACGCTAACGGATGAACAAGGCAGCGGAAAGGTCAATGCGGGCCTTGCTATTCCCTATGGCGATATCCCGCGTGAAGACGTTGCAGCTACGCTGGCAGAAATCATCGATCGGCCTGACCTCAATCGCATCATTATTGAGCTGACGAGCGGAGAAGTCGCGATTCGGGAAGCGGTGGGGCATTTAGCTAAAGACTAA
- a CDS encoding MFS transporter: protein MSASHSVTPAKLIRMQTGICLASFLGCIDFTIVNTALPALQRHFQTDIEDVQWAMTLFVMALCCCMVMSARLAERMGARRVLYAGMLLFGTASLGAGLAPNLLFLHFCRLLQGAGCAVLYTVSATILVEAMPVAKRGSALGVLFAANGLGLALGPVAGGVLVSWLGWRAVFLLNVPLILLSFLFCSGCIAASRRRNETRLDIPGWLLMTAGLAPLLVWCSHVLQWGMLMWTSFVTLLASLLLLLAFVLLEKRAIQPMIDLHLLRIRGFVSACLLSVLLAIFYCSAFMLMPFRLMAIFYLSDAQLGLMLLPVTLIMALVSPLAGRVADRFSPWPVMAVGFALLAVSALLQSLVSSALLPLFLAFILMGAGWGAILGPSVAAALAALPEAHHAQGIGISWTLHNLGGALGLALATQIFQTGGEIAGFQWVMWGLAGAAVIGMLVAVREAKSTSVAAADAG, encoded by the coding sequence ATGTCAGCTTCTCACTCTGTTACACCCGCTAAATTGATCCGCATGCAAACAGGCATTTGTCTGGCCAGCTTTCTGGGTTGTATTGATTTCACCATCGTCAATACCGCTTTACCCGCACTGCAGCGACATTTTCAGACTGATATTGAGGATGTGCAGTGGGCAATGACGCTGTTTGTGATGGCACTGTGTTGCTGCATGGTGATGTCAGCCCGTCTGGCTGAACGCATGGGGGCTCGTCGGGTGCTTTATGCCGGGATGCTGCTATTTGGCACGGCTTCGCTAGGGGCGGGATTAGCCCCTAACCTGCTGTTCTTGCACTTTTGTCGCTTGTTACAGGGCGCGGGCTGCGCGGTACTGTATACCGTCAGTGCCACTATTCTGGTTGAGGCAATGCCCGTGGCAAAACGCGGCAGCGCCCTTGGCGTGCTGTTTGCCGCGAACGGACTTGGATTAGCGTTGGGGCCGGTAGCCGGCGGGGTGCTGGTAAGCTGGCTCGGCTGGCGTGCGGTTTTCCTGCTGAATGTGCCGCTTATCCTGCTGAGTTTTCTTTTTTGCAGCGGCTGTATTGCGGCATCGCGCAGACGTAATGAAACGCGTCTGGATATACCTGGCTGGCTGCTGATGACTGCCGGGTTAGCTCCATTGCTGGTGTGGTGCAGCCATGTCCTGCAATGGGGGATGTTAATGTGGACTTCATTCGTGACGCTGCTGGCGTCGCTGCTGCTGTTGCTGGCTTTTGTGCTGCTAGAAAAACGCGCGATTCAACCGATGATCGACTTGCATCTATTGCGTATTCGCGGCTTTGTGTCCGCCTGTTTGCTCTCCGTGTTGCTGGCGATATTCTACTGCTCGGCGTTTATGCTGATGCCGTTCCGCCTGATGGCAATCTTTTATTTGAGTGATGCACAACTTGGCCTGATGCTGCTGCCGGTGACGTTAATCATGGCCCTGGTATCGCCACTGGCAGGTCGTGTTGCTGACCGGTTTTCGCCCTGGCCGGTGATGGCGGTAGGTTTTGCCCTGCTGGCGGTTTCCGCACTGCTACAGAGCCTCGTCAGCTCAGCGCTCTTACCTCTCTTTCTCGCCTTCATACTGATGGGGGCAGGTTGGGGGGCCATCCTCGGCCCTTCTGTCGCAGCAGCACTCGCCGCTTTGCCCGAGGCCCATCACGCGCAGGGAATTGGCATTTCGTGGACGCTACATAATCTTGGCGGCGCGCTAGGGTTAGCCTTAGCAACACAGATCTTTCAAACCGGCGGCGAGATCGCAGGTTTCCAATGGGTGATGTGGGGACTGGCGGGCGCAGCGGTGATCGGTATGCTTGTTGCCGTGAGAGAAGCAAAAAGCACAAGCGTAGCAGCGGCGGATGCGGGTTAA
- the aroD gene encoding type I 3-dehydroquinate dehydratase, with protein MMPFAATAANSEENKPSDKAATVRVTPLTVGNITIKQGKPAVIVSLNGDNDKTLLSQASQAAENDAVQIAELRVDKHQNALDADRIAHLGHAVRERLEGKPLLLTFRTKAEGGSGEVDDQTYLALYKKWLAAGFADLIDVEMRIGESITQEIINEAHRRKVAVILSFHDFASTPSSADLLERLQWQAAQGADILKIAVMPHWPDDVIRLLDVTWQMRKQSDKPLLTMAMVTQANCRVPLASFSEAI; from the coding sequence ATGATGCCTTTTGCAGCAACGGCGGCGAACAGTGAAGAGAATAAACCCTCTGATAAAGCAGCGACTGTGCGTGTAACGCCGCTCACGGTGGGTAATATCACCATTAAGCAAGGTAAACCTGCCGTTATCGTGTCTTTAAACGGTGATAATGACAAAACCCTATTGAGTCAGGCCAGCCAGGCGGCCGAAAATGACGCTGTACAAATTGCCGAACTGCGCGTTGATAAACATCAAAATGCGCTGGACGCGGATCGAATTGCACATCTTGGCCATGCTGTACGTGAGCGGCTTGAGGGAAAGCCGCTGCTGCTGACGTTCCGCACTAAGGCAGAAGGCGGGAGTGGCGAGGTGGATGATCAAACTTATCTGGCACTGTATAAAAAATGGTTAGCGGCTGGCTTTGCCGATCTTATTGATGTTGAAATGCGCATTGGCGAGAGCATCACCCAGGAAATTATTAACGAAGCCCACCGTCGAAAAGTGGCTGTGATCCTCTCGTTTCACGATTTCGCCTCAACGCCGTCTTCTGCCGACCTACTTGAAAGGTTGCAGTGGCAAGCGGCTCAGGGCGCAGATATTCTAAAGATAGCTGTTATGCCGCATTGGCCTGACGATGTCATTCGACTGCTGGACGTTACCTGGCAAATGAGAAAGCAGTCCGACAAACCGTTACTCACCATGGCCATGGTGACCCAGGCAAACTGTCGCGTGCCGCTGGCGAGCTTTTCGGAAGCAATTTAA
- a CDS encoding cupin domain-containing protein, with amino-acid sequence MAESKHGLVSQSGTAWNGQTYKEYPAGKPEISVMRMSLPPHSELPWHTHPMPNTAYILSGQLTIEDKETGKTHCVKAGDALNETINSAHRGYTTDDATELVIFYAGVEGQALSESLPGEESEF; translated from the coding sequence ATGGCAGAGAGTAAACATGGGCTGGTCTCCCAAAGCGGAACCGCGTGGAACGGGCAGACCTACAAGGAATATCCGGCCGGTAAGCCAGAAATATCGGTAATGCGTATGTCATTACCTCCGCATAGCGAACTTCCCTGGCACACGCATCCGATGCCGAATACCGCTTACATTTTATCTGGCCAGCTGACGATTGAAGACAAAGAAACCGGTAAGACCCATTGCGTTAAAGCGGGGGACGCGCTGAATGAAACCATCAACAGCGCGCACCGTGGCTATACCACCGACGACGCAACCGAGTTAGTCATTTTCTACGCGGGAGTGGAAGGGCAGGCGCTTTCAGAATCACTGCCAGGCGAAGAGTCCGAGTTCTGA
- a CDS encoding Glu/Leu/Phe/Val family dehydrogenase translates to MEKLSYASESSTSPWTTYLSQIDRVAPYLGELSRWIETLRHPKRALIVDIPVQMDDGSIRHFEGYRVQHNLSRGPGKGGVRYHPAVDLNEVMALSAWMTIKCAAVNLPYGGAKGGIRVDPHALSEGELERLTRRYTSEIGLIIGPQKDIPAPDVGTNGKVMAWMMDTYSMNHGTTITGVVTGKPIHLGGSLGREKATGRGVFITGREVAQRSNITIEGARVALQGFGNVGSEAARLFAEAGARVVVIQDHTATLFNEGGIDLTALSAWQAEHKQIAGFPGAREIEKEQFWTTAMDILIPAALEGQITRERAEIISAKLVLEGANGPTYPDADDVLANRGVQVVPDVICNAGGVTVSYFEWVQDMASFFWSEDEINKRMDRIMTEAMVHVWDKAAEKRCSLRTAAYIVACERILLARKDRGIYPG, encoded by the coding sequence ATGGAAAAGTTATCTTACGCGTCTGAAAGCAGTACATCTCCCTGGACTACCTACCTAAGCCAAATTGACCGCGTTGCGCCTTATCTTGGTGAATTATCTCGCTGGATAGAAACGCTGCGTCATCCCAAAAGAGCATTGATTGTTGATATCCCGGTGCAAATGGATGACGGATCCATCCGCCATTTTGAAGGCTATCGCGTGCAGCACAACTTATCGCGCGGGCCAGGCAAAGGCGGCGTGCGTTACCATCCCGCGGTTGACCTGAACGAAGTGATGGCGCTCTCTGCCTGGATGACCATCAAGTGTGCGGCGGTCAACCTGCCTTATGGCGGGGCCAAAGGCGGCATTCGCGTTGATCCCCATGCGCTGTCTGAAGGTGAGTTGGAACGATTAACGCGTCGTTACACCAGTGAAATTGGTCTGATTATTGGTCCACAGAAAGATATTCCCGCGCCGGATGTCGGTACCAACGGCAAAGTCATGGCCTGGATGATGGACACGTACTCGATGAACCATGGCACCACCATTACGGGTGTGGTGACCGGTAAACCGATCCATCTTGGCGGCTCGTTAGGTCGTGAGAAAGCGACCGGCCGTGGCGTATTTATTACCGGTCGGGAAGTGGCGCAGCGCTCCAACATTACCATTGAAGGCGCGCGCGTGGCGCTGCAGGGTTTTGGTAACGTGGGCAGCGAAGCGGCCCGTCTGTTTGCCGAAGCGGGTGCGCGCGTGGTGGTGATTCAGGACCACACCGCCACCTTGTTTAATGAGGGCGGGATCGATTTAACTGCGCTAAGTGCATGGCAGGCCGAGCATAAACAGATTGCCGGTTTCCCAGGCGCACGTGAAATCGAGAAAGAGCAGTTCTGGACCACGGCCATGGATATTTTGATCCCGGCCGCGCTTGAGGGGCAGATTACCCGCGAACGTGCGGAAATTATCAGTGCAAAACTGGTGCTTGAAGGGGCGAACGGCCCAACCTACCCGGATGCCGATGATGTGCTGGCTAACCGTGGCGTACAGGTGGTGCCGGACGTAATCTGTAATGCTGGTGGGGTAACGGTGAGTTACTTCGAGTGGGTGCAGGATATGGCGAGTTTCTTCTGGAGCGAAGACGAGATTAATAAGCGTATGGATCGCATCATGACCGAAGCGATGGTTCATGTTTGGGACAAAGCCGCAGAAAAACGCTGTTCACTGCGTACCGCCGCTTATATTGTTGCCTGCGAACGTATTTTACTGGCACGTAAAGACCGCGGTATTTATCCTGGCTGA